The following proteins come from a genomic window of Proteinivorax hydrogeniformans:
- the ychF gene encoding redox-regulated ATPase YchF has product MKLGIVGLPNVGKSTLFNAITEAGAESANYPFCTIEPNVGVVAVPDSRLDKLAEIYKSEKTVPTAIEFFDIAGLVKGASKGEGLGNKFLANIREVEAIVHVVRCFDDGNVVHVDGSVNPIRDIETINLELIFSDIEMLERRMEKTRKQAKADKAAAHEVKVIEQVVQVLEEGKSARTLDLSKEDADLVKSFNLLSSKPIIYVANVSEDDLADDGVNNGNVAQVRDFASTEDAEVIVISAQIEQEIAQLDCEERQEFLSDLGLEHSGLDKLIHASYSLLGLISFLTAGPMESRAWTIKKGTAAPQAAGKIHTDIERGFIRAEVIAFDDLMAHGGSMTTAKEKGLVRVEGKDYIMKDGDVVLFRFNV; this is encoded by the coding sequence ATGAAACTAGGAATCGTTGGACTACCAAATGTAGGCAAAAGCACTCTATTTAATGCCATAACGGAAGCAGGAGCAGAGTCAGCTAACTACCCTTTTTGCACTATCGAACCAAATGTTGGGGTTGTAGCTGTCCCAGACAGTCGTTTAGACAAACTGGCTGAGATCTATAAATCAGAAAAAACTGTGCCAACTGCTATAGAATTTTTTGATATCGCTGGCCTTGTTAAAGGAGCCAGCAAAGGTGAAGGTTTAGGTAACAAGTTTTTAGCTAACATTCGTGAAGTGGAAGCCATTGTTCATGTAGTAAGATGTTTCGACGATGGAAATGTGGTTCATGTTGATGGTAGTGTTAACCCTATTAGGGATATCGAAACTATTAATTTAGAGTTAATTTTCTCAGATATAGAAATGCTTGAAAGAAGAATGGAGAAAACAAGAAAGCAGGCAAAAGCCGATAAAGCTGCTGCCCATGAAGTTAAAGTTATTGAACAAGTGGTTCAAGTGCTAGAAGAAGGTAAATCTGCAAGAACGCTAGATCTATCAAAGGAAGATGCTGACCTTGTCAAAAGCTTCAACTTACTTAGCTCAAAGCCCATTATATATGTGGCTAATGTATCTGAAGATGATTTAGCTGATGACGGAGTAAATAATGGAAATGTTGCTCAAGTTAGAGATTTTGCCTCCACAGAAGATGCTGAAGTTATTGTAATTAGTGCGCAAATAGAGCAAGAGATAGCCCAGCTTGATTGTGAGGAACGCCAAGAGTTTTTAAGCGATTTAGGTTTAGAGCACTCAGGACTTGATAAGCTTATCCACGCTAGCTACAGTTTACTCGGCCTAATTAGCTTTTTAACTGCTGGTCCTATGGAGTCAAGGGCTTGGACAATCAAAAAAGGAACAGCTGCACCTCAAGCAGCCGGTAAAATTCACACAGACATAGAAAGAGGATTTATAAGGGCTGAAGTAATTGCCTTTGATGATTTAATGGCTCATGGAGGCAGTATGACCACGGCTAAAGAAAAAGGACTTGTTCGCGTAGAAGGCAAAGATTATATCATGAAAGATGGAGATGTAGTGTTATTTAGGTTTAACGTATAA